A DNA window from Chlamydiota bacterium contains the following coding sequences:
- the pdxA gene encoding 4-hydroxythreonine-4-phosphate dehydrogenase PdxA: MKPIIGITLGDLAGIGPEVVVKALASRRVWSSCYPVIYGPPGIVSNLSKKLKHPLREILWGSSRERQVLLRPVGKVPLNWISCGKLKKELIRIAVDCVRAATKDILEGKIHGLVTAPVHKVKAPEWGIDFVGHTELLAQLTSSKEVVMMMASSRLKLALVTTHIPIRNLSKKITYQKILITIRHLNQALKNLGIRAPKIGVAAFNPHGDEDGGKEEKKEIRPAILQAQREKIVVEGPLSADALFCQAYHGFYDGVVVMYHDQGLVPLKMIAFDEAVNVTLGLPFIRTSPDHGTAYDIAGKGIARPESMIQAILTASAWVKRKRQM, translated from the coding sequence ATGAAACCAATCATTGGAATTACTTTAGGTGATCTTGCAGGTATTGGTCCTGAAGTCGTTGTTAAGGCACTTGCTTCAAGGAGGGTATGGAGTTCTTGCTATCCAGTCATCTATGGACCTCCCGGAATAGTGAGTAACCTTTCCAAAAAATTAAAACATCCTCTTCGTGAGATCCTTTGGGGTTCGTCACGGGAAAGGCAAGTTCTTCTTCGTCCAGTTGGGAAAGTTCCTCTTAACTGGATCTCCTGTGGAAAACTAAAGAAAGAACTCATTCGCATTGCGGTTGATTGTGTTCGTGCAGCTACAAAAGATATTTTAGAAGGAAAGATTCATGGCCTTGTTACAGCCCCTGTTCATAAAGTAAAAGCTCCTGAATGGGGCATTGATTTTGTAGGGCATACAGAATTACTCGCTCAACTCACCTCTTCTAAAGAAGTGGTGATGATGATGGCAAGTTCTCGATTAAAACTTGCTTTAGTGACAACGCATATTCCCATACGAAATCTTTCGAAGAAAATTACATATCAAAAGATTTTGATCACGATTCGGCATTTGAATCAGGCCTTGAAGAATTTAGGTATTCGTGCCCCCAAGATCGGTGTGGCCGCTTTTAATCCTCATGGCGATGAGGATGGAGGAAAAGAGGAAAAAAAAGAGATTCGTCCAGCTATTCTTCAAGCTCAACGAGAAAAAATAGTTGTTGAGGGTCCCCTTTCTGCAGATGCGTTGTTTTGCCAGGCCTATCATGGATTTTATGATGGAGTGGTAGTGATGTATCACGATCAAGGATTAGTTCCTCTTAAGATGATCGCATTTGATGAGGCTGTGAATGTGACCTTGGGTCTTCCTTTCATTCGGACTTCTCCTGATCACGGAACGGCGTATGATATTGCAGGGAAAGGAATCGCTCGGCCTGAAAGTATGATTCAGGC
- a CDS encoding SurA N-terminal domain-containing protein codes for MKIIFSFLQSFFFLSFVLSALALSKTDAEIVTRVVAEVNGEIVTSQELDQILRPLYAKYKSVYSGEELEKHMTDARRDAIDQLIERKLVLQEAKKQNLQVEDKRIEERLNTIKAKFDSEDEFYYALEKEGMTVDQLRENIKEQLMVRLLSRQEVSKSIVVSPKEISDFYDQNIKKYSDPEMIQVGQILVKKEKDVEAAREKIEEAKKHLDEGTPFETVAKDSSEGPYAQEGGVMPFFAKGELMKEIEDKAFSMEVGQTGGIIETDLGFHIVTLKARKKTRVKPLSEAWSEIEDELYQKKVEEFHSQWVEKLKKKSHILVY; via the coding sequence ATGAAAATCATTTTCTCTTTTTTACAATCCTTCTTTTTCCTTTCGTTCGTACTTTCTGCTTTGGCCCTTTCAAAAACCGATGCTGAGATCGTCACCCGTGTGGTGGCAGAAGTGAATGGTGAAATTGTTACTTCTCAGGAGCTTGATCAGATCTTGCGTCCTCTTTATGCCAAATATAAAAGTGTTTATTCAGGCGAAGAGCTAGAGAAACACATGACCGATGCTCGCAGGGATGCGATTGATCAACTTATTGAACGAAAACTGGTTCTTCAAGAAGCCAAGAAACAAAATTTGCAAGTAGAAGATAAAAGGATTGAGGAAAGATTAAACACCATTAAAGCCAAATTTGATTCTGAAGATGAATTTTATTACGCCTTGGAAAAAGAAGGAATGACGGTGGACCAGCTTCGAGAGAACATCAAAGAACAACTGATGGTTCGTTTGCTTTCAAGGCAGGAGGTTTCTAAATCCATTGTGGTTTCTCCTAAAGAAATCAGTGATTTTTATGACCAAAATATTAAAAAATATTCTGATCCTGAAATGATTCAAGTAGGTCAGATTTTGGTGAAGAAAGAAAAAGATGTTGAAGCGGCCCGTGAAAAGATTGAAGAAGCAAAAAAACATCTGGATGAAGGAACCCCTTTTGAGACGGTCGCCAAGGATTCTTCAGAAGGCCCCTATGCCCAGGAAGGTGGAGTCATGCCTTTTTTTGCAAAAGGTGAATTGATGAAGGAAATTGAAGACAAGGCTTTTTCAATGGAAGTGGGTCAAACAGGCGGTATTATTGAGACCGATTTAGGGTTTCATATCGTTACTTTAAAGGCTCGAAAAAAGACCAGAGTCAAACCTCTCTCCGAGGCTTGGTCTGAGATTGAAGATGAACTTTATCAGAAAAAGGTTGAAGAATTTCATTCTCAGTGGGTAGAAAAGTTGAAGAAGAAATCTCATATTTTGGTGTATTAA
- the mfd gene encoding transcription-repair coupling factor, translating to MMHTILEHISSFQKTLEGLGTLPSVQVSGLWDSSKAAWIAYLAEKKKVTTLVVTAGSLEAEHFYQDLSFFSSLPCNFFPPWETLPHENIAPHVEIVGDRFSVLENLLNFKNPHWVVTPIDAILHQVLHPMAFKKLILSLSLGFEIPFRKFLEFLEEGGYHREAVVENKGEYAVRGGMIDFYSPPSEFPLRLEFEGDTIFSLREFDPQTQLSLKEVKTTRLFPAWELELYSKKLLRGSFLDYFPKDFLLVFDDWDLIVEKVKSLEKDIPSGAIDSYLHLNEFKASQIVYLSDLSPSQSLEADQKFKISIERSQSWQGTRNFLSEDLINPDPSSDIFLRMREKTQAGFSLYLVSRKKTEEERLIEVIKDKGFWDPQYHHACIGSLSSGFVLPKEKIAILTDEEIFGRLRVRPPRSHLKRGVAIHEYSELKVGDWVVHLSFGIGKYLGVSSLDEKGLQGEFLTIEYDKKAKLYVPVDQIELVERYIGVKGGAVRLSRLGGKDWEKVKKKALLALKDYAAELLEIQAKRSAIQGYAFQPDTSWQKDFEAAFIYDETPDQEKAIEEVKRDLELARPMDRLICGDVGYGKTEVAIRAAFKAVMEGKQVAILVPTTILAQQHFYTFRERFAGYPIQVEMFSRFRTGKEQKGILQLLKEGQLDVIIGTHRLLGDDVSFKDLGLVIVDEEQRFGVSHKERFKKLKLSVDVLTLTATPIPRTLYLSLVQARDMSLIKTPPQDRLPVETLLTAYDETLIRDGIVRELARDGQVFFIHNRVGSIYRVQEKLKKLVPKAHFAVAHGQMPEDELEEVIRNFIEGKIQVLVSTNIVESGLDIPNANTIIIDHAEGFGLADLYQLRGRVGRYKRRAYAYLMYASGSILKEEAKMRLKTIEDFTELGSGFKVAMRDLEIRGAGNLLGKEQHGHITAVGFQLYCRLLDDAIRRLKGENISERMPVSLKLGFEVMIPLAYLSDPLLRMEIYRKIFEASSEKEFSQVTQELIDRFGPLPPEMELLLEVAQLKALARRQGLTSIQIHRDRVFLKAKEVIRRVEMCPKNLEPSQLLLLLRKVLKGGRGV from the coding sequence ATGATGCACACAATCCTAGAACACATCTCTTCTTTTCAGAAGACATTGGAAGGACTTGGCACTTTGCCATCCGTTCAAGTGAGTGGACTTTGGGATTCTTCAAAGGCGGCATGGATCGCTTATCTTGCAGAAAAGAAGAAGGTAACGACCCTGGTGGTAACGGCGGGTTCCCTTGAGGCAGAACATTTCTATCAGGATTTAAGTTTTTTCTCATCCCTTCCCTGCAATTTTTTCCCTCCCTGGGAAACTTTACCTCATGAGAATATTGCCCCCCATGTTGAAATTGTGGGAGACCGATTTTCAGTTTTAGAAAATCTTTTAAATTTCAAAAATCCTCATTGGGTGGTGACTCCGATTGACGCCATTCTTCATCAAGTGCTTCATCCGATGGCGTTTAAAAAATTAATTTTATCTTTGTCGCTCGGTTTTGAAATTCCCTTTCGAAAATTTTTGGAATTTTTAGAAGAGGGGGGATACCACAGAGAGGCTGTAGTTGAGAATAAGGGCGAATATGCGGTTCGGGGAGGGATGATAGATTTTTATTCTCCTCCATCAGAATTTCCTCTGCGTCTAGAATTTGAAGGAGATACAATTTTTTCTTTGCGTGAGTTTGATCCTCAAACACAGCTTTCTTTGAAGGAAGTGAAGACGACTCGTCTTTTCCCTGCCTGGGAGCTTGAACTCTATTCGAAGAAATTATTGAGGGGAAGTTTCCTTGATTATTTTCCGAAAGATTTTCTTCTGGTCTTTGACGATTGGGACTTGATCGTTGAGAAGGTCAAATCTCTTGAAAAGGATATTCCATCGGGTGCCATCGATTCCTATTTGCATTTAAATGAATTTAAGGCGTCTCAGATCGTGTATCTTTCTGATCTTTCTCCTTCGCAGTCGCTTGAGGCTGATCAAAAATTCAAAATTTCTATTGAACGATCGCAAAGTTGGCAGGGAACCCGGAATTTTCTTTCTGAAGACCTCATCAACCCGGATCCCTCTTCCGATATTTTTTTGAGGATGCGAGAGAAAACCCAAGCAGGTTTTTCCCTTTATTTGGTGAGTCGAAAGAAGACGGAAGAGGAACGTCTCATTGAAGTCATCAAAGATAAAGGGTTTTGGGATCCTCAATATCATCATGCCTGTATCGGCTCTCTTTCAAGCGGATTTGTTCTTCCCAAAGAAAAAATAGCTATTTTAACCGATGAGGAAATTTTTGGAAGGCTTCGGGTACGCCCTCCCCGGAGCCATTTAAAGAGGGGAGTTGCCATTCATGAATATTCTGAACTTAAAGTAGGAGATTGGGTGGTTCACTTAAGTTTCGGAATCGGAAAATATTTGGGTGTGAGCTCTCTCGATGAGAAGGGCTTACAGGGGGAATTTTTAACGATTGAATATGACAAAAAAGCAAAACTCTACGTTCCAGTCGATCAGATCGAACTTGTAGAACGCTATATTGGGGTTAAGGGAGGGGCCGTTCGACTGAGCCGTTTGGGAGGAAAGGATTGGGAAAAGGTAAAGAAAAAGGCCCTTTTAGCACTGAAGGATTATGCTGCGGAGCTTTTGGAGATTCAGGCAAAACGATCGGCTATTCAGGGATATGCCTTTCAGCCCGATACTTCCTGGCAGAAAGATTTTGAGGCGGCTTTTATTTATGACGAAACACCAGATCAAGAAAAGGCGATTGAAGAAGTAAAGCGAGATTTAGAATTGGCTCGTCCCATGGATCGTTTAATTTGTGGGGATGTAGGATATGGAAAAACAGAAGTGGCCATTCGGGCTGCTTTTAAGGCTGTGATGGAGGGAAAACAGGTGGCGATTCTCGTTCCCACAACGATTTTGGCTCAGCAGCATTTTTATACCTTCCGTGAACGCTTTGCGGGGTATCCCATTCAAGTTGAAATGTTTTCTCGTTTTAGAACGGGGAAAGAGCAAAAGGGAATTCTTCAACTTTTGAAAGAGGGGCAATTAGATGTCATCATTGGAACCCATCGCCTGCTGGGAGACGATGTGAGTTTCAAGGATTTGGGACTTGTGATTGTGGATGAGGAACAGAGATTTGGGGTTTCTCATAAAGAGAGGTTTAAGAAACTCAAGCTTTCTGTGGATGTTTTAACGCTGACGGCAACGCCCATCCCCAGAACCCTTTATTTATCCTTGGTGCAAGCCAGAGATATGAGTCTAATCAAAACGCCTCCTCAGGATCGTCTGCCGGTAGAGACTCTTTTAACTGCCTATGATGAGACCTTAATTCGGGATGGGATTGTTCGAGAACTGGCTCGGGATGGACAGGTTTTTTTTATTCATAATAGAGTGGGCAGTATTTATCGCGTTCAAGAGAAATTGAAAAAACTTGTTCCCAAGGCCCATTTTGCTGTGGCTCATGGTCAGATGCCGGAAGATGAGTTAGAGGAAGTGATTCGAAATTTTATTGAAGGAAAAATTCAGGTTTTGGTGTCGACCAATATTGTTGAATCGGGGCTGGATATTCCTAATGCAAATACCATCATCATTGATCATGCAGAAGGGTTCGGCCTTGCGGATCTTTATCAATTAAGAGGTCGGGTCGGGCGCTATAAGAGGAGGGCTTATGCCTATTTGATGTACGCTTCGGGTTCGATTCTGAAAGAAGAGGCGAAGATGAGGCTTAAGACCATTGAAGATTTTACGGAGTTGGGTTCAGGTTTTAAGGTAGCCATGCGGGATTTAGAGATTCGAGGGGCTGGAAATCTTTTAGGAAAAGAGCAGCATGGTCATATTACGGCGGTTGGGTTTCAACTCTATTGTCGACTCCTTGATGATGCCATTCGCCGACTGAAAGGGGAAAACATTTCGGAGCGTATGCCGGTTAGCCTCAAGCTCGGTTTTGAGGTCATGATTCCTCTTGCCTATCTTTCAGATCCTCTTCTTAGGATGGAAATTTATCGAAAAATTTTTGAAGCTTCTTCGGAAAAAGAATTTAGTCAAGTGACCCAAGAATTGATAGACCGCTTTGGCCCTTTGCCTCCTGAAATGGAACTTTTGCTTGAGGTTGCCCAATTAAAGGCTTTAGCAAGGAGACAGGGTTTAACGTCGATCCAAATTCATCGAGATCGTGTTTTTTTAAAAGCCAAGGAGGTGATTCGAAGGGTCGAAATGTGTCCTAAAAATCTTGAGCCCTCACAACTTCTGCTTCTTTTACGAAAAGTATTGAAAGGAGGAAGGGGCGTATGA
- a CDS encoding ATP-binding protein, protein MNREIEKKINEWKINPNRKPLIIKGARQVGKSYAIEKFARENFENCVVANFEKQKGLFELFEGDLNITSLLEKLELLLKTRILPQKTLLFLDEIQKCPRAITSLRYFYEEKPELAVIAAGSLLDFALDQTSVPVGRVTYLYMHPLSFFEFLGALGENILQDYLLNHPLSNQEDPIHTQCLGLVKKYMQIGGMPEAVKIYLDTGSIREVTLHHQNLIETYRQDFSKYAPKIPYAHLLSVLEKIPQLIGQQIKYAHIDQEIRSTYLKEVIYLLERAQILSRVRAVQNPQIPLLAHASDKVFKTIFLDVGLMQTLCGVDWSQVSEKADLTAIYRGMLAEQFVGQEILSYTSTEVSKPLFYWKREERGAAAEVDYLIEYENSLVPIEVKSDKKGRLKSLHWYLSHFDPKKAFVVSSHPSVQMDNISWIPFYGLKALFP, encoded by the coding sequence ATGAATAGAGAAATTGAGAAAAAAATCAATGAATGGAAGATAAACCCAAACAGAAAACCTTTGATAATCAAAGGGGCTCGCCAGGTTGGAAAATCCTATGCGATCGAGAAATTCGCTCGAGAAAATTTTGAAAATTGTGTGGTGGCCAATTTTGAAAAGCAAAAAGGGCTCTTTGAACTTTTTGAGGGGGATTTGAATATCACTTCTCTTTTAGAAAAATTGGAGCTTCTCCTGAAAACCAGAATTCTTCCTCAGAAAACCCTTCTTTTTTTGGATGAAATTCAAAAATGTCCTCGAGCGATCACTTCCTTACGCTATTTTTATGAGGAAAAACCAGAGCTTGCAGTCATTGCAGCGGGGTCTCTTTTAGATTTTGCGTTGGATCAAACATCGGTTCCCGTGGGTCGAGTGACCTATCTTTACATGCATCCTCTTTCCTTTTTTGAATTTCTAGGGGCCCTGGGAGAAAACATTCTCCAGGATTATCTTTTAAATCATCCCTTGTCCAATCAAGAGGATCCCATTCATACTCAATGTCTTGGACTTGTAAAAAAATACATGCAGATTGGAGGAATGCCGGAGGCCGTTAAAATATATCTCGACACAGGCTCCATCAGAGAGGTGACCCTCCATCACCAAAATCTGATTGAAACCTATCGACAGGATTTTTCTAAGTATGCCCCGAAAATTCCCTATGCCCATTTATTGTCGGTTCTTGAGAAAATTCCCCAACTCATTGGTCAACAAATTAAATATGCCCATATTGATCAGGAAATTCGCTCGACTTATTTAAAGGAGGTTATTTACCTTTTGGAAAGAGCACAAATTCTTTCTCGGGTTCGAGCTGTTCAGAACCCCCAGATTCCTCTTCTCGCCCATGCCTCTGACAAAGTTTTCAAAACGATTTTCCTTGATGTTGGGTTAATGCAAACCCTCTGCGGCGTGGACTGGAGTCAAGTTTCTGAAAAGGCAGACTTGACCGCTATCTATCGGGGCATGCTGGCAGAGCAGTTTGTAGGCCAGGAAATCTTGAGTTACACCTCAACCGAGGTTTCTAAACCCCTATTCTATTGGAAAAGAGAAGAACGCGGGGCTGCTGCTGAGGTGGATTACCTCATCGAATATGAAAATAGTTTAGTTCCCATCGAAGTTAAAAGTGATAAAAAAGGAAGACTCAAAAGCCTTCACTGGTACCTCTCCCATTTTGATCCCAAGAAGGCCTTTGTGGTTTCATCACATCCATCCGTCCAAATGGATAACATCTCCTGGATCCCATTCTATGGGCTCAAAGCCCTTTTTCCTTGA
- a CDS encoding DUF4143 domain-containing protein: MYISDYVQENFRTPFTPSKFFSLWPTSSWEKHPFEITPYYIYSESSYFLDIAAAQFSEQVNFTDVGRQALVAYSTVREFYSILEDTLMGFLLYPYLKSIRKRMSQSPKFYFFDNGVTRAILGSLRNPPNFLEKGRLFEQWFIQEVDRINKYFSKDWKLFFWRTSHGAEVDLVIEQAGKMICAIECKCKQTLSRADLSGLHSILEEQPKIPCYIVAPIKTPLKIDTVNVLPPFEMLKRLKE; this comes from the coding sequence GTGTATATTAGCGACTATGTACAAGAGAATTTTAGAACCCCTTTTACCCCATCAAAGTTTTTTTCTCTTTGGCCCACGTCAAGTTGGGAAAAGCACCCTTTTGAAATCACTCCGTACTATATTTACTCTGAATCTTCTTATTTTTTAGACATCGCAGCTGCACAATTTTCGGAACAAGTAAATTTCACAGATGTTGGGCGCCAAGCGTTGGTGGCCTACAGTACCGTTCGAGAATTCTATTCAATCTTAGAAGACACGCTCATGGGATTTCTTCTCTATCCGTACTTAAAAAGCATTCGAAAACGCATGAGTCAAAGTCCTAAATTCTACTTTTTCGACAATGGCGTTACCCGTGCCATTCTTGGATCTCTAAGAAATCCCCCAAATTTTTTAGAGAAAGGCCGCCTTTTTGAGCAGTGGTTTATTCAAGAGGTGGATCGGATTAATAAATATTTTTCAAAAGATTGGAAGCTCTTCTTTTGGAGAACCAGCCACGGAGCAGAAGTGGATCTTGTCATTGAACAAGCAGGTAAAATGATCTGTGCCATTGAATGTAAATGTAAGCAAACGCTTTCACGAGCAGATCTGTCAGGGTTACATTCTATTCTTGAAGAACAACCCAAAATCCCTTGCTATATCGTCGCCCCAATTAAAACACCTCTAAAAATAGATACTGTCAACGTCCTCCCGCCTTTTGAAATGCTTAAAAGACTGAAAGAATGA
- a CDS encoding aspartate aminotransferase family protein, whose amino-acid sequence MMNKNHLPSIKTLIPGPRSKALAKRLKHCECSSMILVNDETLIVWARAKGANVWDVDGNRYIDLTAAFAVANAGHTNPRIVQALVEQAKKFPHGPGDIHPAEIKIQFLEALSKICPKPLDTIMLGCAGSEAVEIAMKTAFLATGKPGLIVFEGSYHGLTYGALCATSLFNFYQPFESQLSHHTYRLPFPHKEKEKALLHQITQLIQKKSIGAILIEAIQGRGGIRALSTSFLKDLRKICDHHKIILITDEIFSGMGRTGQWFAFQHSGIIPDLVTVGKGLSGGFPISACIGSSSLMKVWPRHHGEALHTSTFMGHPIGCAMALASIQEIKHRGLVKRARIMGEKLIPKLEKLQKYPVIGEIRGRGLMIGIEIIENKNGKSSSEKAQKISHRALQKGVILFTEGVDQNILAMTPPLTISDEQLNDAVKIIEECIREIVKQ is encoded by the coding sequence ATGATGAACAAAAATCATCTTCCCTCTATTAAGACCCTTATCCCAGGCCCTCGATCAAAAGCGCTTGCAAAACGCCTCAAACACTGTGAGTGCTCAAGCATGATCCTCGTCAATGACGAAACCCTGATTGTTTGGGCCCGAGCAAAAGGGGCCAATGTCTGGGATGTCGACGGCAATCGCTATATCGATCTTACAGCTGCTTTTGCCGTGGCTAATGCCGGCCATACTAATCCTAGAATTGTTCAAGCCCTCGTAGAGCAAGCTAAAAAATTTCCTCATGGCCCTGGAGACATTCACCCGGCTGAAATTAAAATTCAATTTCTCGAAGCCCTCTCAAAAATCTGTCCAAAGCCTCTGGATACTATCATGCTGGGATGTGCAGGGTCCGAGGCTGTTGAAATTGCAATGAAAACAGCCTTTCTCGCCACGGGAAAACCGGGCTTAATCGTTTTTGAAGGGTCTTATCATGGGCTGACTTATGGAGCACTTTGCGCAACTTCCCTTTTTAATTTTTATCAACCTTTTGAGTCCCAACTTTCGCACCATACCTATCGACTCCCCTTTCCACATAAAGAGAAAGAAAAGGCCCTGCTTCATCAAATCACTCAACTCATTCAAAAAAAATCGATCGGAGCCATTTTAATAGAAGCCATTCAAGGACGTGGAGGGATTCGAGCTCTCTCTACATCTTTTCTAAAAGACTTACGCAAAATTTGCGATCATCATAAAATCATCTTAATTACCGATGAAATTTTTTCTGGCATGGGAAGAACAGGCCAATGGTTTGCTTTTCAACATAGTGGGATTATTCCAGATCTTGTCACCGTAGGTAAAGGGCTTTCCGGAGGATTTCCTATTTCTGCCTGTATCGGATCATCCTCCCTGATGAAGGTTTGGCCACGACATCATGGTGAGGCCCTTCATACCAGCACTTTCATGGGACATCCCATCGGATGTGCCATGGCCCTTGCCTCCATTCAAGAAATTAAACACCGAGGGCTTGTTAAGAGAGCTCGCATCATGGGCGAAAAACTGATTCCAAAACTTGAAAAATTACAAAAATATCCTGTTATTGGAGAGATTCGAGGCAGGGGCTTGATGATTGGAATTGAAATCATTGAAAACAAAAATGGAAAATCTTCTTCAGAAAAGGCACAAAAAATCAGTCATAGGGCGCTTCAAAAAGGGGTCATTCTTTTTACTGAAGGAGTGGACCAAAATATTTTAGCAATGACCCCACCCCTCACTATCAGCGACGAACAATTGAATGATGCTGTAAAAATAATCGAAGAATGCATTCGAGAAATCGTCAAACAATGA